CGCGCGGCAGCCACGTCGCCGAACACCAGTTTCGCCCAGGCGCGCAGCGCCAGCATGTTGGCGCGCCGCGCTCCGCTTGCCATGCCGATGCTCGCCATCTCGACAGCGCGATCGTAAGCAGCGAGCGCGGCGCCACGCTCACCACGTCGCAACAGGATCAAGGCATCGAGCCGCACCGCGGCTTCCGGAACGGTCAGGGAACTTCTCGGCTTGGCCAGCGCGACGGCATCTTCCGCGGCGGCTTCGAGCTTGCCTTGGGCTATACGGGCGATGGCGCGCATCGTCTGCGCCTGATCGGTCATGACATCGCCAATCAGCGTCTCATCCACGCCTTCCTTGACGATGCGATCGAGCCGCGCTTCCGCCGCGGCATGACGGCCTTCGGCGAGCAGCTCACCAGCAGCATGGAGATCCTTGAGCGTCGCCGCATGGACGGCAAAGGCCAGAAAAAGACCCGCACAGCAGGCGAGAAACTTCTTGAAAGCTTCCACGGCAAAGCTCCGGTATCACGATGGTTTGATTTTATCCCTGCACGGCTTCGCCATCTTTGCGCGCAAACCGAGATATCCGCTAATGAACGCGCAGCAAGGTAACATCGCGCCTCGATGAATATCTCACGCCTCTCTTCTCTGCGAGCCGCGCTCGACAACCCGAAACGCTGGCGCCGCTGGGCGCTCGAAGTGTTGATCGTGATCACGATCGTCGCCGCGATCACCACCTGGCAGAACAGCGGGCTCGCCAGCGGCATCGCGCCGCCGCTGGCCGGCACGCGCACCGACGGCAGCACGGTGAAACTCGGCGCTGGTAAGACGGCACGGCTGGTGGTGTTCTGGGCCACCTGGTGCAAGGTCTGCAAGGCCGAGGCGGGCAACATCGAGGCCGTCGCCCGCGACTGGCCGGTGATCACGGTCGCGATGCAGTCGGGCGAACGCGAAGAGGTTGCCGAATTTCTCGAGGAACGCGGCCTGACGGTGCCGGCAATCGCCGATGACGACGCGAACATCGCCGAAGCCTGGGGGGTGCGCGCGGTGCCGGCGCATTTCGTCGTCGATCCCGCAGGCAACATCCGCTTCCGCCTCGTCGGCTACACCACTTCCTGGGGATTGCGCGCCCGCCTGTGGTGGGCCAATACCTTCCCCCTCTGATGCTCGCCAAATGAACCCGCCACCGCTGCGCCTGGCCTGGACGGTCTGGGGACTGGGCGCGCTGTTTTACCTGTTCGCCTTCTACCAGCGTGTCGCGCCGGCGGTGATGACCGATCAACTGATGGCGGAATTCGCCATCGGCGGCGCGGCGCTCGGCAACCTCTCGGCCTTTTACTTTTACGCTTATGTGGCGATGCAGATTCCCACCGGCGTGCTGGCCGACCGTTTCGGGCCGCGCCACGTGCTGGCGGTCGGCAGCTGCATCGCGGCGCTGGGCAGCCTGCTGTTCGCGTTCGCGCCGGGCTTTGGCTGGGCGGCCTTCGGCCGCCTGCTGGTTGGCGCCTCGGTCGCGGTCGCCTTCGTCTCGACGCTCAAGCTCGCCAGCCACTGGTTTCCGCCGCAGAAGTACGCGCTCGCTTCGGGGATGGCGCTGTTCTTCGGTGTGGCCGGCGGCATCATGGCGGGGGTGCCGCTGCGGCTGCTGGTCGAGCATTTCGGCTGGCGCATCGTGATGGGCAGCGCCGGTCTTTTCGCCATCCTGTTGTGCGCCGCGATCTGGCTGCTGGTACGCGACGATCCCGCCGAGCGCGGCTATGCCAGCCATCACGCTCACGATGGCGCCCAGCACGGCCATCCGCCGATCCTCGCCGGCCTGATCGAGTCGCTTTCCTACCGCAACACCTGGCTGCTGATGCTGGCGCCGATCGGCTTCTCGGGGGCAGTGCTGACCTTTGGCGGCCTCTGGGGCGTGCCCTGGCTGCGGCAGGTGCATGGCCTCGACCCGAAGGCCGCGGCGGCCGTCACTTCCACGCTGCTGGCCGCCTGGGCGCTCGGCGGGCCGCTGCTCGGCAACGGCTCCCAGAAGCTCGGCCGCCGCAAGCCGCTCTACCTGGTGAGCGGCGTCGTTGCCACCGTCGGCTGGGCGCTGGTGATCTTCCTGCCACTGCCGCTGTGGCTGCTGATCCCGCTTTTGATCGTCATCGGCTTCGCCTCGGGCAACATCATCATCGGCTTCGCCTGGGCGAAGGAATCGGTCCCGCTGCGATTGATGGGCACGACTTCCGGCGTCGTGAACATGGGACCGCTGCTCGGCGGCGTCATCCTGCAGCCGGGGGTCGGCTGGCTGCTCGACCGCTCCTGGAGCGGCGCGCAGCAGGCCGGCGCGCGCCTCTACGACGCGGCGACCTGGCAGACCGGTTTCGCGCTGATGTTCGCCAGCGTCCTGATCGCGCTGCTGCTGGTGCCGTTCATCCGCGAAACACATTGCCGGCAGGCCGGTTGAGTGCCGTCCCGCCAGTGCCGACTTTCAGCTGCCCAGCCCGCGCCGATACTGGATCGCCTCGGCGATGTGCGGGCCGCGAACGATCTCATCAGCAGCCAAATCGGCGATGCTGCGTGCCACTTTCAAAATGCGGTGATAGGCGCGAGCAGACAGGTCGAGCCGCTGCATCGCCTGCTTGAGCAGCGCCGCGCCGGCATCATCCGGTCGGCAATGGCAATCGATCTCGTCTGGGACGAGCAATGCATTGGGCTTGGCTTGACGGTCGATCTGCCGCGCTCGCGCCGCGACGACGCGCTCGCGCACGCTCGCGGAAGGCTCGCCCGTGGCGCGCGCGGATAGTTCCGCTTCGGAAACGGCCGGCACCTCGATCATCAAATCGATGCGGTCGAGCAGCGGGCCGGAGAGTTTGCCCCGGTAGCGCGCGATCTGCTCGGGCGTGCAGCGACAGCGTGCATCACCAAGATAGCCGCAGGGGCAAGGATTCATCGCCGCGACGAGCTGGAAGCGGGCCGGAAACTCGGCGCGCCGCGCCGCGCGCGAGACGCGGATGAAGCCGGTCTCGAGCGGCTCGCGCAGGGCTTCGAGCACGCGCCGCTCGAATTCGGGTAGCTCATCCAAAAACAAAATGCCCTGATGAGCCAAGGAAATCTCGCCGGGTTGCGGATTTCCGCCGCCGCCGACCAGCGCCGGCACCGAGGCCGAGTGGTGCGGCGCCTGAAACGGCCGCACCCCCCAGCGGCTGACATCGAAACTGCCAGCAAGCGATTGAACGGCGGCGGATTCCAGCGCCTCTTGTTCCGTCATCGGCGGCAGGATGCCGGGCAGGCGAGCCGCAAGCATCGATTTGCCGGAACCCGGCGGGCCGGACATCAGCAGGCTATGGCCGCCGGCCGCGGCGACCTCCAGCGCGCGCTTGGCCGGCAGCTGGCCTTTCACTTCGGCGAGATCGGGTGCAAGACTCGGCGGCTTCCGGACGGCGCTGTGGTGGGGTGAAAGCGGTGCGGCGCCCGTCAGATGCGCGCAGACCTCGAGCAAAGTGCGCGCCGGCAGGATGATCGCCGTTTTGACCAGGGCCGCCTCGTCGGCACAAGCCCAGGGCAGCACGAAGGCGCGTCCGTTCCCCTTCGCGGCCAGGCACATCGCCAGCGTGCCGCGCACCGGCCGCAGCTCGCCGGAAAGCGACAGCTCACCGGCGAACTCGTGGTCATCGAGACGGGGTGAAGCGAGCTGCCCCGATGCGATCAGGATGCCGAGCGCGATCGGCAGATCGAAGCGGCCGGATTCCTTCGGCAGATCGGCCGGCGCGAGATTCACCGTGATGCGCTTGGCGGGAAACTCGAAGCCGCTGTTTTGGATCGCGGCGCGCACGCGGTCGCGCGCTTCCTTGACTTCCATCTCGGGCAGCCCGACCAGCGTGAAGGAGGGCAGGCCGTTGGCCAGATGCACCTCGACCGCGACCTCGGGCGCGGCCAGCCCCGCCAGCGCACGGCTTTTCAGGATCGCCAGCGACACGGTTGCTGCTTACTTGCGCTGCGCTTCCAGCTCGGCAAGCTTCGCCTCCAGCTGCTTGAGGCGCTCTTGGGCGCGGGCGAGCAGTGCCTTCTGGACTTCGAAGTCCTCGCGGGTGACGAGATCGAGCTTGGCCAACTGGGCGGCAAGCAGCGCGCGCAAATTCTTTTCCAGGTCGGCCACCGGTGTCGCAGCCAGGGCGGTGGAGATGCGGCGACTGATGTCTTCGAGAAATTTCGGGTCGAGCATGATGATGGCTTGAAAGAGGAAAACGCTTGGCGCATCGAGTCTAGCACCAGCCTGGTGCGACGGTGATGTCCGCTTGCGCCGAAGCTGTGCAAGCGGCCTTGCGACCAGGCAGGGCCGACAGCGGCGGCGAGCGCGTTACCTATTGATTTTATTGAATTTTATGCTAGTGGCACGGGATGTGCAGCAAAGCCTGGCGAAATTTCCCGCAACCCACTTAGGAGACACACATGAACATTCGTCATCACACCGTCGCCCTCGCCGCGGCATTCTCTGCTCCGCTCATCGCCACTGCCGCCGATCCGGCGCCTACCCCCGAGCACGGCTTTACCGGCAACATCACTTTGGCCTCGGAATACCTTTACCGCGGCATCGCGCAGACGCGCGGCAACCCGGCACTGCAAGGCGGCTTCGATTACGCTCACAGCAGCGGGTTGTATGCTGGCATTTGGGGTTCGAACATCTCCTGGATCAGCGACGCTGTCGCCGGTGCCAGCGCCAGCCTGGAAATCGACGTCTATGGCGGCTACAAGGGCGCGATCACCGACGACTTCGGCTTCGATGTCGGCGTGCTGACCTACAACTATCCGGGCAGCGGCAAGCCGTCCGGGGCCGCCAAGCCCGATACCACCGAAATCTATGGCGCGCTGTCCTGGAAGTGGCTGACGCTCAAATATTCGCAGACCATTGGCAGTCTGTTCGGCTGGACCAAGCCGGATGGCAGCAAGACCAAGGGTTCCGGCTATCTGGAACTGAACGCTGCTTACGATCTCGGCGAGGGCTGGAGTATGGCCGGCCATGTCGGCCAACAAAAGGTGAATGGCTTTGGCGATGCCTCTTACACCGATTACAAGCTCGGCGTCAGCAAAGACCTCGGTTTCGGCACGCTGGGACTGGCCTATTCGACCACCAACGCCAAGGCCGATTGCGCCAAGGCCGAGCCCTATTGTTTCGTCAAGAGCGACGGCAGCACCTATGACGCTGGCAAGGGTGGCCTGCTCGTCACCTTTGGCAAGACCTTCTGAAAGGAAGCGCAATGAAATTCGTCACCGCCATCATCAAGCCTTTCAAGCTCGACGAAGTGCGCGAGGCCCTTTCCGCCGTCGGCGTGCAAGGCATCACGGTCACCGAAGTCAAGGGCTTCGGCCGGCAAAAAGGGCACACGGAGCTTTACCGCGGCGCGGAATATGTCGTCGACTTCCTGCCCAAGGTGAAGGTCGAGGCCGCCATTCCGTCGGAACTGCTGGAACAGGCCATCGAGGCGATCGAGAAGTCCGCCAGCACCGGCAAGATCGGCGATGGCAAGATCTTCGTCTTCGACCTCGAGCAAGTGATCCGCATCCGCACCGGCGAGACCGGCCCGGCTGCCCTTTGAGGAGAAATGAAATGAGGAAATTACTCGCAATCCTGCTGATGGCTTTGAGCCTGTTCGGTTTTTCGAGCGGCGCGCCGGCGGTCGAAGAGGCGAGCGGCGCGCCGGCGGTCGAAGAGGCGAGCGCCGCGCCCGCGGTCGCTACCGCCGCCAAGGCGCCTGCTGCCGAGCTATCTGCAGCCGAGGCTCCAGCCGCTGCGCCGGCGCCCAACAAAGGCGATACGGCGTGGATGATGGTCGCCACGCTCTTGGTGATCCTGATGACCATTCCGGGTCTGGCGCTGTTCTACGGCGGGCTGGTGCGGGCCAAGAACATGCTCTCGGTGCTGATGCAGGTGTTCGTCATCTTCGCGTTGATCAGCGTGCTGTGGGCGGTCTATGGCTACAGCGTCGCTTTCACCGCAGGCACCCCATACTTCGGTAGCTTCGAGAAGCTGTTCCTGATGGGCGTCACACCCGACTCGGTCGGCGCCACCTTCAGCAAGGGCGTGGTGATTCCCGAGCTGGTGTTCGTCGCCTTCCAGGCCACTTTCGCAGCGATCACCACCGCGCTGATCGTCGGCAGCTTCGCCGAGCGCATCGAGTTCTCCGCCGTGCTGCTCTTTTCGGTGCTGTGGTTCACCTTCAGCTATCTGCCGATGGCGCACATGGTCTGGTACTGGGATGGCCCGGATGCGATCACCGATGCCGCCTCGCTCGAAAAGGTCACTGCCGCGGCAGGCTTCCTGTGGGCCAAGGGCGCGCTCGACTTCGCCGGCGGCACGGTGGTGCACATCAATGCCGCGATGGCCGGTCTCGTCGGCGCCTACTTGGTTGGCAAGCGCGTCGGCTTCGGCCGTGAAGCGATGACGCCACACTCGCTGACGCTCACCATGGTCGGCGCGGCATTGCTCTGGGTGGGCTGGTTCGGCTTCAACGCCGGCTCCAACCTCGAAGCGACCGGCACCGCCGCGCTGGCGATGGTGAATACGTTGTTCGCAACGGCCGCCGCGACGCTCTCCTGGATGTTTGCCGAATGGCTGTTCAAGGGCAAGCCCTCGATGCTCGGCGCCGCGTCGGGTGCGGTCGCGGGACTGGTGGCCATCACGCCGGCCTGCGGTTTCGTCGGCCCGCTGGGCGCGATCATCATCGGCCTGGCCGCAGGCATCGTCTGCCTGTGGGGCGTCAATGGCCTGAAGAAGCTACTCGGCGCGGACGACGCGCTCGATGTGTTCGGCGTGCATGGCGTCGGCGGCATCCTCGGCTCGCTCCTCACCGGCGTGTTCGCCTCGCCGGCCTTGGGCGGCACCGGCGTGTATGACTACGTCGCCAATGCCGTCGGCGAGTACGACATGGCGGCCCAGATCGTCAGCCAGCTCTGGGGTGTCGGCGTCGTGATCGTCTGGTCCGGCGTGGTCGCTTTCATCTGCTACAAGATCGTCGATGTTCTGATCGGACTGCGCGTGCCCGAGGACGAGGAACGCGAAGGGCTCGACATCACCGCGCACGGCGAGTCGGCCTACCATTACTGACCGATAGCGCCGTAAAAGCGGGCGCCTCGAGGGCGCCCGTTTTCTTACCTGAACACCACCGTCTTGTTGCCATGCACCAGCACGCGGTCTTCGAGGTGATAGCGCAGGCCGCGCGCGAGCACCGTTTTCTCGATGTCCTTGCCGTAGCGCACCATGTCGTCGGGCGCATCGGAGTGATCGATGCGAATCACGTCCTGCTCGATGATCGGCCCCTGGTCGAGTTCGGCGGTGACATAGTGACAAGTCGCGCCGATCAGCTTCACGCCGCGCGCATAGGCCTGGTGGTAGGGTTTGGCGCCGACGAAAGAGGGCAGGAAGCTGTGGTGGATGTTGATGATTCGCCGCGGATAGGCTGCGCACAGCTCAGGCGGCAGGATCTGCATGAAGCGCGCCAGCACCATCGTGTCGCCGCGCGATTCTTCGAACAGGCGTTGCACCTCGGCGAAGGCCTCGCGCTTGTTCTCCGGCGTCACCGGCACATGGTGGAAGGGGATGCCATGCCATTCGACGAAGCCGCGGAAGGTGTCGTGGTTCGAGATCACGCAGGGAATCTCGATGTCGAGCTCCTTGGATTGCCAGCGCGCGAGAAGATCGTAGAGGCAGTGTTCCTGCTTGGAGACGAGGATCACGACGCGTTTTTTCACCGCGCTGTCGGTGATCTGCCAGTCCATGTCGAGTTCCTGCGCGATCGGCGCGAAGCGGCTGCGGAATTCGGCGAGCATGAACGGCAGCGAGTCGGCCTTGACCTCGATGCGCATGAAATAACGCCCTTCGATCTCGTCCGAATGAAAACTCGACTCGGTGATCCAGCCGTTGTGTGCGGCGATGAAGCCGGTGACCCTGGCGATGATGCCAGTGCGATCCGGGCAGGAGGCGGCCAGCGTGTAGAAGCGGCCGCTAGACATCACCGACCCTCGCTGCGGCCCGGTCGATTTCGTTGCGCAGCGCGTCATAGGAGAGCGCGACGGGAAACTGCGGGAATTCAGCGATGACATTCTGCGGCGGGTGGAACAGGATGCCGGCATGCGCTTCGGCAAGCATCGCGGTGTCGTTGTAAGAATCGCCGGCGGCGATGACGCGGAAATTGAGCTCCTTGAAACGCTTGACCGCCTCCTGTTTCTGGTTCGGCAGGCGCAGGTGGTATGCGGCGACGAAGCCGGCGGCATCGGTCTCGAGCCGGTGGCAGAACAGCGTCGGCATGCCCAGCTGGATCATCAACGGCATCGCGAATTCGTAGAAGGTGTCGGAGAGGATGATCACCTGATAGTCGCGGCGCAAGGCGTCGAGAAATTCCTTCGCGCCGGGCAGTGGCCCCATGCTCGCGATGACCTTCTGAATGTCCGGCAGGCCGAGCTCGTGTTGCTTCAACAGATCGAGCCGGTAACGCATCAGTTGGTCGTAATCCGGCTCGTCGCGCGTCGTGCGGCGCAGCTCGGCAATGCCCGTGCGTTCGGCGAATTCGATCCAGATCTCGGGGACGAGCACCCCTTCGAGGTCGAGACAGACGAGTTGCACGGCCAAGGCTCCCGGAAAAAAGAAAGCGGCGATTCTACTCGACCTCCCCTGTCGAGGACGGCGGCTGGAAATTACGATTCCTGGACGCAGAGTATGCCGGGATCGCGCTCACCCGCCACTGCCATGGTTTCCAGATGCTGGAGCACCTCCATGCTGGCCGCCTCCATCGCGCCGAGCTCGGCAAGGCCAGTCGTGAAATCGCCGTTGCGATAGGCCTGCACTGCGGCCTTGCCGTGCTGGTGCACGCGTATGTGGGATGGCTCGACCGCGCCATAGCCGGGGAGCTGCGAAAAGCACACCTTGCCGTCGCCTTCGTAATACCACTTGCCGAGCCGACAGGCGGTATGGCTGGCGAAATCGTCAGCATTCTTGTCCGACATACCGAGGAAGACGAGATAGATTTCCATCTTGTAAACGAGGTGGTCCTTCTTGGCCGTCTCGATGAAGCTGCGCAGTGCCGTCGCAGCGATCGTCTGGGTCATGCTTTGCGAGATTTCGAGCAGCCCATCGATGCTGGCGAAGGCTTCTTCGCCGTTCTGGTGGATCGCGGCCATTTCTTCCGGATTGACCTGCGATTGCAGCTTGGCCTGTGACGCTTGCTCCTGCACATTCGCCACCAGCTGAGAGATTTCCCCTGTGGAGGCAGTGGTGCGCTCGGCGAGCTTACGCACTTCGTCGGCCACGACCGCGAAACCGCGCCCCTGTTCTCCCGCACGCGCCGCCTCGATAGCAGCATTGAGTGCTAGCAGATTGGTCTGGTCGGCGATTTCCTTGATCAGCTTGACGATGCCGTGGATGCGTCCCGTGTGCTCGTGCAGCTGGTCGATGGCCGTGGCGCTGGCCTGCGCGCGCTCGATCAGGCGACCAATGTGCTCGGTCAAACGATGCACCGTTTGCTGGCTATGTGCGGTTTCACTGCTGGCCTTGACGACCTCCCGGGTTTCCTGACGCAACGCCAAAGCCATCGTGGCCATGGTGTTCTGAACCGATTTCGTCGATTCGCCGAAGGCGTAGAGATGTTTGACCAGATCTTCGAAGAAGGCTACTCGTGCCCGCTTGTCGGCGCATTCCGCTTCGATGGCAGCCAGCCGGCCTTCGAGCACAGCGACGCGTTCCTGTGCCGCTTGTTCGCGGCTTTTCGCTTCCGATAATTCGCGCTGCAGTGTTTCGATTTCCCTGCGAGATGCACCAAACATGATTCCTCCCAGAGTCAAGCCATATGCTTTACGGATTTCGCGTCAAGCATAGCAGAATCCTGCGTCGCGAATATGGTCAATGACGCTCGACCGCAAACCTCTGCGGTTGCTTTCTGCACCGTGCCCTGAGCGAGAATCTCTGTCAGCCGGGGAAACGATCAAGCTTCGAGCCGTGCATGGATCTCGAGCCAGCGCGCTTCTGCATCCTCGATGAGTCCGGTCAGCTCGGCATCGCGCCGTGCCAGCTCGGCGGCCAATGCGCGGTCGGCATAGAGCTCTGGATCACTGAGCCGTTCTGCCAGCACCGACTTTTCGCGTTGCAAGGTGTCGAGCTCGCCTTCGAGCCGCTCGGCTTCCTTTGCGAGCCGGCGCCGCTCGGCCTGCTGCTGCTTTTTCGCCTGCCGTTCCTCTTGGCCCTGCGTTGACTTTTCTGGACGGGCAGACTGGGCGGCGGCCCGGCGCGCGGCAAGCCAGGCGGCATAGTCGTCGAGATCGCCGTCGAAGGGGTGCACCTTGCCATCGGCCACCAGCCAGAGTTCATCGACCGTGGTGCGTAGCAGATGGCGATCGTGAGAAACGAGCACCACGGCGGCCTCGGTTTCCTGGAGCGCCAGCGTGAGCGCCTCGCGCATTTCGAGGTCGAGGTGGTTGGTCGGCTCGTCGAGCAGCAGCAGATTCGGCCGCGTGCGGATCATCAGCGCCAGCGCCAGCCGCGCCTTCTCGCCGCCGGAGAAATTTTTGCACGGCGTCTCGGCCATCTGCCCGCGAAAGTCGAAGCCGCCCAAGAAATCGCGTAATTCCTGCTCGCGTATCCCGGGTTCCTGGCGCATCAGATGCTGCAAGGGCGACTCGTCGGGCCGCAGCCTCTCCATCTGGTGCTGGGCGAAATAGCCGATCTGCAGATGCCGGCCTTCCAGCCTTTTTCCGGCCAGCGGCGCGAGCTCGCCGGCCAAACATTTCACCAGCGTCGATTTGCCGGCACCGTTTCGGCCCAGAAGGCCGATGCGGCTGCCCGGCCGCAGGTTGAACCGCACCCGATCGAGGACTGCCGTGTCGCCATAGCCGACTTTCGCGTCCTCCAGGACCAGGAGGGGATCGGAAAAGCCGGCAGGCTCCAGGAAACGGAAATGGAACGGCGCATCGACGTGTGCGGCGCTGATGAGCTCCATGCGCGCCAGCGCCTTCAAGCGGCTTTGCGCCTGGCGCGCCTTGGTAGCCTTGGCACGGAAGCGTTCGACGTAGGCATTGAGGTGGGCGATCTCGCGCTGCTGCTTCTCGTGCAGTGCCTGCTGCAGCGCCAACGCTTCGGCGCGGGTGCGCTCGAAGGCCGTGTAATTGCCCGTGTAGAGTTTCATCGCGCCGTTTTCGATCGCCAGGACGTGATCGACGATCGCATCGAGGAAGTCGCGGTCGTGCGAGATCATGATCAGCGTGCCGGGAAAGTTCTTCAGCCAGCCTTCGAGCCACAGCACCGCGTCGAGGTCGAGGTGGTTGGTCGGCTCGTCGAGCAGCAACAGGTCGGCGCGCGCCATCAGCGCCCGGGCGAGATTCAGGCGCACGCGCCAGCCGCCGGAAAACTCGGCGACCGGGCGGCTGAAATCGGTCTGCGCGAAGCCAAGGCCAGCGAGGATCTCGGCGGCGCGCGCCTTCGCCGCATAACCACCGATGTCGGCGTAACGCGCATGGAGTTCGGCGATTTGATGACCGTCGTGCGCGTCTTCGGCATCGAGCAGCGCCGCCTCGATCTCGCGCAGCTCGCTATCGCCATCGAGCACGAATTCGAGCGCCGGCATGGCTAGAGCGGGTGTTTCCTGCGCGACATGCCCGATGCGTAAGGCGCGCGGCAATTCCAGATCACCCGCCTCGGCATGCAATTGGCCGCGCAGCAGGGCGAAGAAAGAAGACTTGCCGCAGCCGTTGGCACCGACGAGCCCCACCTTCCAGCCCGGGAAGAGCTGCAGCGAAGCGCCCGCGACGAGCGTGCGGCCAGCGCGACCGAAAGCGAGGTTTCTGGCGAGGATCAACGGATCGCGGCGAGGAAGTCCTGCCAGTTCGCCCATTCGGCGCGACAGGCGTCGGGCACCGGCAGCGTGCTGGGAATTGCCAGACACTCGAACGGGGAGAGCGCCTGGCCGATGCGGATCGCGCGCGCGAGGATGTCATACCACTGACGATCCACATCGCTGCGGCCGGCCACCGCGGCCGAGACGGCTTCGGGAAATTCGAAGCGCTGCAGATAGCGTTCGGACACCCGGCTGATTTCGCAGGGAAAGATCTCGCGCTGCGCTCGCGCCTTGGTGATCGGATCGGCATCTTTGCAGCGCTCGAGATAGCGCGTCATCAGGGCAGGGTAGGTCTCGGCCACGGCGAGCCAGCCGATGCCGGAGACCAGCCCCGTGGTGAAGGCATCGTCGGCGCGTGACGCGGGAATGCCATACTCGGGCAGCAGTGCGCGCATCGCCGCGCCAGTAGCGACGGCATTCATCCAGAAGCCGCGGTAATCGAATCCCGGACAGGCGCCTTTCTGGTAGCGCGTGATCATCTCGGCGACGAATACCACGCGCTTGACGAAGCCGGTGCCCAACCGGGTCACCGCCTGCGGCACCGACGCCGTCTTGCCAGCGGCGGCGAAACGCGCCGCATTGGCGTAATTGATCAGCAATGTCGAAATCACCGGGTCGGGCTGGATGATGCTGGCCACTTGGCGCGCATCGCCTTCCTCGGCGGCCACCGAGATCTTCTGGAAGATCAGCCCCGGCGCCGGCAGATTGCCGTGGGATTCGATCGCGTCGAGGAACTCGGCCATCGGCGGCGTCATCGGATTCTGGCTCGGCTGCTCGACGATCGCAGTGAGCAGTTCGATCGCCGCCTCGGCGGGCGCACCGATCTCGGTGTAGAACGCATCGATGCCCACACCCTTGTCGAACGGTGTGAACATGATGCGGGGTGCCGTGCCGCCAGCGCCGAGTGTTGTCGGGAACTCCGGCGTCGCGCGATAAAAACGGCCGTAGTTGTCGATCGCCACCCAGACGGCATCATGGACGGCCGCGTCGAGCTCGGCGCGCAGCCAGCCGATCGCATGAGGCGCGAGTTCCTCGATCGGGCGGCCGGGATCGTGGCGCGGATCGCAGGCCAGCGCCACCACGGCCGGTGTGTTCACCGTCGCCGGCACGAAGGCGGCGACGAGCCCTTGGCCAGGCCCGACGACGCCATTGGCAGCCACGGCCAGTTCGAATGTCCGGGGATTCAGTCCATCCATGATGCAGCTCCTCTCGATGGCGCCGATTCTACGACCTCGCCGCCTGGGGTAACATCGCCGGTCATGGTTCCCCACCTCGC
This genomic interval from Sulfuricystis multivorans contains the following:
- a CDS encoding protein disulfide oxidoreductase, with the translated sequence MNISRLSSLRAALDNPKRWRRWALEVLIVITIVAAITTWQNSGLASGIAPPLAGTRTDGSTVKLGAGKTARLVVFWATWCKVCKAEAGNIEAVARDWPVITVAMQSGEREEVAEFLEERGLTVPAIADDDANIAEAWGVRAVPAHFVVDPAGNIRFRLVGYTTSWGLRARLWWANTFPL
- a CDS encoding MFS transporter, producing the protein MNPPPLRLAWTVWGLGALFYLFAFYQRVAPAVMTDQLMAEFAIGGAALGNLSAFYFYAYVAMQIPTGVLADRFGPRHVLAVGSCIAALGSLLFAFAPGFGWAAFGRLLVGASVAVAFVSTLKLASHWFPPQKYALASGMALFFGVAGGIMAGVPLRLLVEHFGWRIVMGSAGLFAILLCAAIWLLVRDDPAERGYASHHAHDGAQHGHPPILAGLIESLSYRNTWLLMLAPIGFSGAVLTFGGLWGVPWLRQVHGLDPKAAAAVTSTLLAAWALGGPLLGNGSQKLGRRKPLYLVSGVVATVGWALVIFLPLPLWLLIPLLIVIGFASGNIIIGFAWAKESVPLRLMGTTSGVVNMGPLLGGVILQPGVGWLLDRSWSGAQQAGARLYDAATWQTGFALMFASVLIALLLVPFIRETHCRQAG
- a CDS encoding YifB family Mg chelatase-like AAA ATPase, which codes for MSLAILKSRALAGLAAPEVAVEVHLANGLPSFTLVGLPEMEVKEARDRVRAAIQNSGFEFPAKRITVNLAPADLPKESGRFDLPIALGILIASGQLASPRLDDHEFAGELSLSGELRPVRGTLAMCLAAKGNGRAFVLPWACADEAALVKTAIILPARTLLEVCAHLTGAAPLSPHHSAVRKPPSLAPDLAEVKGQLPAKRALEVAAAGGHSLLMSGPPGSGKSMLAARLPGILPPMTEQEALESAAVQSLAGSFDVSRWGVRPFQAPHHSASVPALVGGGGNPQPGEISLAHQGILFLDELPEFERRVLEALREPLETGFIRVSRAARRAEFPARFQLVAAMNPCPCGYLGDARCRCTPEQIARYRGKLSGPLLDRIDLMIEVPAVSEAELSARATGEPSASVRERVVAARARQIDRQAKPNALLVPDEIDCHCRPDDAGAALLKQAMQRLDLSARAYHRILKVARSIADLAADEIVRGPHIAEAIQYRRGLGS
- a CDS encoding accessory factor UbiK family protein yields the protein MLDPKFLEDISRRISTALAATPVADLEKNLRALLAAQLAKLDLVTREDFEVQKALLARAQERLKQLEAKLAELEAQRK
- a CDS encoding TorF family putative porin; this encodes MNIRHHTVALAAAFSAPLIATAADPAPTPEHGFTGNITLASEYLYRGIAQTRGNPALQGGFDYAHSSGLYAGIWGSNISWISDAVAGASASLEIDVYGGYKGAITDDFGFDVGVLTYNYPGSGKPSGAAKPDTTEIYGALSWKWLTLKYSQTIGSLFGWTKPDGSKTKGSGYLELNAAYDLGEGWSMAGHVGQQKVNGFGDASYTDYKLGVSKDLGFGTLGLAYSTTNAKADCAKAEPYCFVKSDGSTYDAGKGGLLVTFGKTF
- the glnK gene encoding P-II family nitrogen regulator, coding for MKFVTAIIKPFKLDEVREALSAVGVQGITVTEVKGFGRQKGHTELYRGAEYVVDFLPKVKVEAAIPSELLEQAIEAIEKSASTGKIGDGKIFVFDLEQVIRIRTGETGPAAL
- a CDS encoding ammonium transporter, giving the protein MRKLLAILLMALSLFGFSSGAPAVEEASGAPAVEEASAAPAVATAAKAPAAELSAAEAPAAAPAPNKGDTAWMMVATLLVILMTIPGLALFYGGLVRAKNMLSVLMQVFVIFALISVLWAVYGYSVAFTAGTPYFGSFEKLFLMGVTPDSVGATFSKGVVIPELVFVAFQATFAAITTALIVGSFAERIEFSAVLLFSVLWFTFSYLPMAHMVWYWDGPDAITDAASLEKVTAAAGFLWAKGALDFAGGTVVHINAAMAGLVGAYLVGKRVGFGREAMTPHSLTLTMVGAALLWVGWFGFNAGSNLEATGTAALAMVNTLFATAAATLSWMFAEWLFKGKPSMLGAASGAVAGLVAITPACGFVGPLGAIIIGLAAGIVCLWGVNGLKKLLGADDALDVFGVHGVGGILGSLLTGVFASPALGGTGVYDYVANAVGEYDMAAQIVSQLWGVGVVIVWSGVVAFICYKIVDVLIGLRVPEDEEREGLDITAHGESAYHY
- the purU gene encoding formyltetrahydrofolate deformylase, translated to MSSGRFYTLAASCPDRTGIIARVTGFIAAHNGWITESSFHSDEIEGRYFMRIEVKADSLPFMLAEFRSRFAPIAQELDMDWQITDSAVKKRVVILVSKQEHCLYDLLARWQSKELDIEIPCVISNHDTFRGFVEWHGIPFHHVPVTPENKREAFAEVQRLFEESRGDTMVLARFMQILPPELCAAYPRRIINIHHSFLPSFVGAKPYHQAYARGVKLIGATCHYVTAELDQGPIIEQDVIRIDHSDAPDDMVRYGKDIEKTVLARGLRYHLEDRVLVHGNKTVVFR